The window ACGTAACCAGGACTGCCTGCCTGCTTGGGCCCCAGCCCCGATCTAATACTGTTACACCGCCCCAAAGGAGCACAGGCAGGGGGAGCAGGGCGCGGAGACAGAAGCAACACTGGCTGCTGCTCCTCTGAAGCTCTCCTCTTTTTATGCACACAAAGTTCCCCACTGACAGCCATTCATCTTCCACGATTGTGAATCCAGGCTCACAATCGTGGAACCAACCGATCGTCCAACTTGCCGATGACGTTTCTCTCCTAACTAATTAATAGAAGTGACAAAGTGAATTTGCGCCACACTTTTCTCCAGAGACAAACTGGTCCGGCAGATTgagtctctccttccttccttccaccatctccctctcaccccccccccccccccccactctgggTGGAATATTCCCAGACGTTACAGCATTCCTGTGCAGCACACACAACAAGGTCATTGTTTACTGCAGAACAACCTGTAACACTGCCTGCCCCGCACTCCATAGAGACACTCGCCAGCGAccctgttgtcatggtaacgccctcccccccccggttCTCCGCTGCCGGAGCCGTCACAAACTGTGCAGCCGTGTGGAGGAGCGAAGAGGGCTCGACAGAGTTTAGACAAGTGGGGAACTCTATAAATAGGTGCATAGAAGTAGAGAAAATACATCTTTTAAATGTGTGAGGGAGTTCATAATCAGCCGTGTGCCCTGATGGCCGAGTGCTGATGGTTGGAGGCAGGTTCGGTCTGATGAAAACAACAGGTATGTGGTCCTATGAGGCCGCCTGAAGCATTGTGGGAGAGCTCTGGCTCTGCCCGGGTCAGGCGAGGCATCCAGGGCAGGAGTGGTGCTGCGGCTCCCCTGGTGACACACAACAGCTGTAGCCaatgcaatttttttatttttttaggacgGAAGCTCACGTTTCCTGAGGCGCTGCCAGCCAATCAACCCTCCCGCTGCCCCGACCAGAAAATTCCAAATGAAGGCTAAAAACAACGATGCAGCAACTGTGTCAACACGGACACCCTTCTCCCGGAAAACATTTTTACGGCAACAGGCAAGGGTCGAGCTCAAACACTCAtgtactcactcacacacacacacacacacagccaacacTCACAATGCAATATCGGGTTACAAAGCCCACTCCTACACTTGTCATACCTGCACGGAATAGGGAGTAGCCACACCTCTCCCCATACAGCAAATATGAGAGCGGGCTGCCCTGCCCTGGGCACACTCATTAACTCACTGACTTCAGCTGGAGATTAGAAAGGCATTTTGGGACAGCTGCCCTTTCTTCCACATGCTTCTCATCCACCGATACCCAACAACACACGTTGCATTTTTGACCGGCATCTAATCAAAATGATCTCAGGTTGTTAGCCTGTAGGAAATTAAACATATTGAAAGCACCTGCTTCCTTGAAGGCCGCAAAGGGCCACTGAATGATTTGATCTCAACCAACTTAAAGTCTTATGTAAGGCATCATATGTAAGACAGCGCCATCCTCAGTCTATTCATCGAAGAATAGTTTTTGGAGACTTTTAAGTGTTTTGGTGACTCAAACATGACCTGAAAggtcactttatgtttgtttttcctttaaTTTGTCATCAACCTGGATGTGCAAACACAAAAATTGCTTTGTTGCATGAGGGTGAATATTTCAGGTAATCTGAATCACTGTCATGGTTACCTCAGGTGCGAGGTACTCGGGCGTCCCACAGAAAGTTTTCATGGTGGCGCCGTCTGTGATCCCTTCCTTACAGAGGCCAAAGTCTGTGATCTTTATGTGTCCGTCTTTGTCCAACATAAGGTTTTCCAGCTGAGGGGGAAAGAGAAATAAGACAGATGTAAGCATCGTGAAATGACTCACAGTTTAGGATAGCTAACAAGGAGGGAGGTGATGGGATTATTATTTCATAAAAGTACAAAAACATGTTCATCTGTGTTAGTTACGGTTCCACTAAGTTATTGGTCAAGTATTTAATGAATTTTTGAAATGTTGGCAAAAGTAAAATCTCTATCAGTGCCATTTTCTTTATGCAAAGATAACGCCAGTGACTTTTATGACATTTCATCGCTGCTTACCCCTCATGTTATATTTATGCTATCcctctttttgttttaatgAATGAACCAATCTGGCATGTGTGCATTGTGGGGTTTCCATTTGCTGCTATGGCGATAGAAAGAGGTGCGATGAGAAAAGGACCCCCCCTCCCTATCTCAAACTGAATCAGCAATGTGGTGGTAACCCTTGACACCCAAGATCCTTATATTCTTATTTGTATGGGCAAGTGGAGCAGAGGCATGTCATGATGAAGGGTAGCATGTCACGAATGCCTTTTCTACACTAGAATAAACTGATGGAATCATAGTGACATAATATATTTCTATCGGCCATTATTGCATCTTCTCTTTTTCAACATGCCAACTTTTCCTCCACAGGCAAGACTACAAACTTTAATGCAAAATTTGAAAATTCCCGTAAACACAGGTTAATGGCAACATACCATATATTGTTTGTGATCAATTAAATATACTAATTGTGCATCATGCAGTGTCATGACTTGAGGCTGCACAACCTTTTAATAtcgtgtcctccctccctctccctcagttAAAGTCACCTGGCAGCTGTAGCTCACACGTGGCCAGCAGCGCCTGGCCAGAGTCAGCACATCCTCCAATCCTGCTACCCCGGCATTTTCAGGAGAACCCAAGCAGGCTGAGAGCCTGGCTCATAAACCCAAAGGAGatggcgggagggagggagtgctGTGCTGACCTGGCTGCTATAGTTTTATCAGCTGGAAGTAGTGGGGCTAGATGTGTCCACTGCAACAACGATAACCCCCCCACAGCCCCCCTAAACCCAATCCATCTCCGATtcagtcttgtgtgtcttttaaacgcagatataaaaataaaaattaaagcaGCGTCTTTACTTAAGGATGATgcacattgtctctgtcatttaATAGTGCCATACTGCCAGCATATAAAATGATATAAGTTACGCATAAAGTGCACAAAAATCCCTCTCCAACAGCAGTGTGCGCATGCTATAACGGGAGGCGGTGGCAATGTGTTAAAAGAGGACTGGTGGTTATTTCTGTCGAGCTGCAGTAAGCGTGTGGACCGAGCCTCCCTCCAGCTGCAGTGAGGTCTGGAGACTGATCTTGGGGAGGCAGATCAATAAACCCTGGCCACTGCTCTCAGTGGCGGAAACCCCTATTTATATCCTGCCACGGGGGAAAGgatggtgaggggggggggggggggggggaaaggagaaagagaaagagacgggAGAATGAGAGAAAGTGAAGACTCGTCTCCACATCTACCTTCAGATCTCGATAGACCACGTTTCTTTCAGCATGTAGGTAGTCCAGCGCCGACACTATCTCTGCGCCGTAGAACCGTGCCCGCTCTTCTGAGAATACGCGGTCCCTTGACAGATGGAAGAAAAGCTGAGGGGTAGCAGGGGGAAATTGACAGTGAgaaggcagaggaagaggaagatgtttAGTACATTGAAAATAGTGATCAACAGCATTCCGATTCACCTACAGGTGCAGATTTTGTGATGGTTAAAATGGTTTACCTCACCACCGTTTGCATACTCCATGACAAAGCACAAGCGGTCATGTGTCTGGAAGGAGTATTTCAGTCCCtgcagacagagagcgagaacgTTCAAAGCAGAACTTGGTGATGATTCCAGTGAATTCAAGAGGAAGCTGACATTTAAACAGCCGATTGTAACACGAAACATCACGATGCCGTTGCAGCGACGACCCTTTAGCTACATTTTGAAACACAAATGTCAAGTGAAagagaattttaaaaaaccgcAGCAAAGTGTATCCAGTATGTTGAGCCGTTTCATCAACTGCTATGTGGCAAACATTGGTCCCATTCATTGCACTGAGCACATCACATCACGTgtcgcctccacccaccacttAGACCTAACATTTTGGGGGAGCCTTTCACTACAACCCACCTCAGACTTGCAGAGAAAAagttcaccaaaaaaaagaaggaacatcCAGTGTTGCTGGTAAAGGCCCAACTCGACTGCAGCCTTTGTAAGAGCAGCTCTTCAAAACATTCCTGCTAAAACTGCCCCTTTTCTCTGAATGGATGCTGCAGTGTTGGATTGAAGAGGCTCCAGAGGATCTCTGCGAGTTAAAATAAGGTTTGGTTTAGGTATATGGAGGGGCTCCTTACCGTCAAGAACGGATGCTTTGAATTCTGGAGGACTCTgttctctgtgagtgtgtgcgccACTTCAtcctggaaagaaaaaaaagccacaaAGAGTGTTTGTGCAACTCTCACAATGGCTACCCATTTAGGTAGCAGTCATTGCTCCACTGCCCTCCCCTTAGCAGCTTTTCCCGCCCTATACTTGCTCATTGGCATCCACTCACTTTTGCTATGATCACCTCCTTCTTCAGGATCTTCATGGCGTAGTAGCGTCCTGTGGCCTTCTCCTTTACCAGGATAACTTTGCCAAAAGTACCTTTTCCCAGGAGTTTGAGGTATTCAAAGTCATGCATAGTCTGGAGAGCCAGGGGAGAGAAAGTGGCATCTGGTTACAAGCAGAAGCATTAACAAACGCATGCTCCAACTAGCCGACACAATCCCATCGACAACAACACAGAAGCCTTCAAGGCACTAGTTCACCCATCATGCAATTTCCACTCCTCTAATAGTTTAGCATATATGTAGTTGTGTCTCAGTTAACCTCTGACCTCAGCACTAAGGAGAATGTTGAAAATGGTTACGTGAGGGACATCCAATCCGGTGGCCTTGGACCTTCATGTCATGACACATGTGGGGGTTGTGAAACCTGGTGGACACACTATCTGGTGCTAAGCCACCCACGGCTGATGTTAGCCGGGGAGAGGCGAAGGAAGGTGGGCTTAAGTGGTGTAAGTGCAAATAAGGCAGAGCTGGGTGGAGGAGCAAAGTAATGGTCAACTTGGGAGACGAGACTCGGGGTCAGGAAGAATAAAAAAGGTGGTTGGCGTAAACATTTATGGCATTGAAGTTTGTCAATGTGTGGACAGCGGAAACGAGCAGAAACACAGCAGTGAAGTGGCCGTACCACTTTCTGCCTGGGTTTGGTCAGGTAGACCTCCATGTCCATGGGGTCCGGAGAGGagtccatcatctcctcctcttgtttctGCAGGCCTTCAGCCACAGTTTGGATGGCTTTAGTCCATTCTTCCCTGAGGGAGGCACAGGCAGCACAGAGATTACATCAGCCCATTTACCATCATGCAAGCCCAGCAGCCCAATCGTGTAATTGCCGTCTTATCAACAGGAAGGCAATTTCAAGTGAGAGTTCTGCCCATAGCCAGTGGACCTTTTGCAAGTGTATAAAAAGATTAAATGTGTATGATTGCGAGTGCTTCTATATGTTAGAAAAACAGAACTGTTAAACTGCTTTCGAGCAACAGGGGCAAATAATCTGCATATCAATTATTTGTGTTTTACTGCTCCATGAGCCGAGAGGTGTGTGCTCCTCGCTTGCCTCTCCTCGGGGGTCTCCACGTGGAAGGTGCGCTCGATGACAGTGGTCCACTGCAGGCAGCGGATGATAAATGTGTTGGGCTTGGGCCGTTCCGTCTTCATCAGCTGGCACTCTGACCATagccagggagggagggaggggaaggagatGGCGAGAAGGACCGGGGTGTAGGGGAgcaggggagagagacagacccaCAGTTAAAGCCATTTATCTTTATCGCCACCCGAACAGACACTGTCGGCCAATTTGGAAAAGAACAGGTGCACTTTGGTGGAGGAAAACAACTCGGATAACTTATCAGCCCCATTAAAAACTTTGCTACTAGAGGTTTTGATCATAATTTGGAATCTTTGCAATATTACATACAATCCAAAACTCACGAGGATTAATGAATAGATCAATAAATACAGATTCTAGTATAATtctggaataaaaaaaatttaactttttcaaagatttataaatgtattgtttttagAGATAAAATGTCACAAAATAGCAAGAAAGGCTTTGTATAATATCCCAGAACACAAGGTGGCATCTTCAGAGTGTTTGTTTTCTCCAAACGCTAAAGAACATTTCAAGACATTAAATTGAGAGTGAACAGAGAGAGCATGTCATATTGGGGAGATCAATGTGACTTATAATAATAAAGCATATCATCACATTCCTCCGTTACACTTAATTCTGACACTTTTGCAGCAAATAGTTGTCTCGTAAGCAGTTTGCAAAAACAATTACTCACGAACGTCTAATAACTGAATTTAGAAAGCAGCGATTTCCATCTGCACCTCCTTCAAATCAACATCTGTTCCCAAATGAAACATGTCAGCAAATATGTCAGAACGTGACACAAAATGGCCTCTGTCTGATAGATGGAGGACGGGGGAGTGGACCACCACTGAGATCCAACATGGCTCCATCGGGATGAATATGCAATCCAGCTGCAGCAGCCCCGTCAGCAGCGGCGCACCATGTGTCCTCCGTGGTGGGGTCGCGGCGGTGACAAAACCCaaagccgctgatggagacagAGCCTCAGAGCGGCGCCCAGACAAATACTGGGAATCAGGCGGCTAATGGCCACGATAACTCAAGAGCGTCGGAGAGGAAACATTTTGTTAAACAAACAGTATGCTGTCTAATTGCCGTGTTCAGTCATCTGCAGAGCTTATCACAGCAACTTTCTCTGATGtgaaggaggagtgggcggggctgcTCTgggtcttttattttgttgtcagttttttttctgtcacaGTGTGAAAACTGagagtttgggggggggggggggaaacacacacacacacacacacacacacagagaagaggaaTGGCATCTGACATTTCGAATGCACGTTCAGTTACAAAGCGTGTAAGCGTTGCCCTGGAGCAGTGCTCTTGTTGAAAGAAACGAGCAGTGAAGCTGTTGAGATGAGACTTCAGACAGTTTGCCAATGTCTCCTCTCATAACCGTTTACTGTGACATGCAATGATAAAGGTATGTCTGGTTAAAATATTAGAGAGGACTCATTTTCACACTTTAACCTCACAGGGTATGCTTTGATTAGCCAAGTGTCTCTGTTAATAACCACTTTTCAGGGTGGATAGAGAATCCAGATGCATGTCAAACCAAAACAAGTATGTGAACATATCTGTTACAACAGTGAAAGTAAAAACAAAGAGCAGAAACTAAATATGGTCAAACAAGCTGCCAAGGGACAAAGGAGGAAAAATGCAGTGGTTTCTCTGAAGTAGATACTCACGTGCGACAGAGAAGTTATTTAAGGGGGTTTCCAGCTGGTCAACATCTTGCGGTCGCTCTTTGTAGCCGATGAATGTACCATCACTCTTCAGGAGAAAATACCTTGGCCTCCAGGTCTTGATGTATTCTCCTGATAAGAGAAAGAGATTGAAACACAGGGATGAGTATACAGGAGACGAGCCCAAAACAACGTGCGCCAGAGTAAGAGACATTTTCACTAATGAGAAAGCATCACACGCCGTCACGTTCCAAAAACTGCTGACTAATGCACAACCACTTTGTTTACATTGTGGCTTCATGATTAACGACAAACCAGTGTTGTCCTTTCTCTTTATGTTGTAATGTCTCGAGGTGCGACCCGTTTCCTGTCATCTAATTACTATGCTGTTCACTAGTGCTCCCTAAAATGACCACCTTGTCCCCAGCTCTCTTTAAGTGTCGGTCAGCTGCGGGACAAATGGTGGTTTTAGTCGGAGTCaggaccctctctctctctctctctctcgccccgtcTGTGCCCTTTACAGCAGTCACTTGCTATGGAGAGTGGAGACTCCTCGGGAACGTGTTAAGTGGACTACGGCAATTTAGCATTGCACTCAGAGAACACCGTTGTACTCCGGATGGACAGATTAAAATAAGTAGtatacaaagatatatatatattatatataaagatataatatatatatatatattctcattttttattttttatcagcaAAACCAgagatctttttttattacacaTTCTTTTTCCTTGTTGAAGCCTGGAAGCtatattacccacaatgcaacttgacGGTCAACAGTTCAGCTGGAGATTCAGGTGTGTTATGCTAGTAGCGGTTAATGAAGCCTCGCTTTGCAAATCTAAACATGATCTGTGGAGTGAGCTACAGTTGTCTGGTAAGATCCCTTCTCTCCAGCTTGAGTCACCAAGTTCTCTTTTATTCTCAAATTTGCAGCCCAAACCAATACTGCCTGAAAATACATCGATTGATGCAATCTATCACATTTTGCATTTAGCCAAAGCATCGGTGGAGTTAGGGTTTCCATATTTTAGTTAGGGTTTTATAAACAGCAACCACTCTTCTGCCAATCACTTTGTAAAGCCCGCGTCATGTTTGTCAAAGCCTCAAATTGATTTTCAAATAAAACTTTCCACAATTCTAATTTTCTGGACAACGCCCGTAACTTCCGGCCATGCGCGTGCATCCCATTCGCTTCGATACACTCGCATCACACAAATGAATCTCTCGTAGGCAGACTAAACTCAATTTATTCCGGTGATGCTTCAGGAAATGTTGCGCCAGATGTTGTGCAGACGAGGGGAAAAAAATAGCTTACATACCATAACAAGGCAGCGGCACACAGTGGAGGGACTTGAATATTTATACAGCAAAagtgtaatttatttttaattacggAGCCACATATTAACCCCATGCAGAGCTGTAGCAAGCTGTCCTTAATTGCCCCATTTCCTCTAAAACAGAAgtttggtgtgtgcgtgtgtgagagagtgtgtgtgtgtgtcagtagggGGAGGCAGGAGATCTGTCAATATGAGCTTCTGTTACCAtccttcaaacacacacctccGACTGATGAAACTGATCTGTCAGTCCGAGACGCTGCAGACCAAGACAGCAGCTAGCGACGTCTCACTCTCGACTGGTTAGTGTTCGTCCAGATAAAATATttacggagaggaggaggatgtacAACACTGGTCTGAATGCTACTTTTTAAGATAAGCAACTTTGGACATCCTCAAAGTGATGaacttcctcttccttcctatTCTaagtttcttttattatttatgacaTGAACACGAAACTAATAAGACCGGTGTAGCTATTTCCCCCAATATTCAGGGGGAACACTTGACATGGGAATACAGGAATTAAAGTTCAATAACATAATATACCCAAAGGCTCTGTAGACTAAACGAAGAAAGTGAAAAGTTCTGTTGccattttaacttccattccaAATTACCAGACACTTCCTCAGGAGCCTTTGCAAACCTAAATAGGACATGTTGCAGATGTTTTTCTCTGTCAACATAAAAGGTGAGAAGGACAGGAAAAGGACACGTTGGGGCGGCACAGGCGGTCAGTTGACCTGCAGCAGGATGAGGCCGTGTCGTACATTTCAGCAGAGCATCAAGCCGTCTTCCCCGAAGCAAACAGCCGAGTGTAAAAACACCTGATTTACTGCCACCGGCAAACCAGTGGCACCAATCACAACAGTCGGGGAAACATCTGCTCCATAGCACAACATACTTAAGTCTTCAATCAACAGCAGATGTCCAatatgttattacatttttcatcaTGGCACAGGAGGGGTTTTCTCTCCCTTTTGCAGAGTAAGTGTTTTTACACTAAACGTGGCTCATTTAGAAATTAGCTCGACTTCAGATTTGCCATTCTTGACGCTTTCCAACACAGCGACTCGCACTAGATGCGTCGTCTTAATTAAAATGCACACCGGCCAGAATCAGTTTAGTGGATTTCCCTCATGCCCGTTTCAATGCAACATAGATTACTGTGATGAGCCGTTTGTCCGTTTTTAAAACTACAAGCCTCAACAATCAACTTCCCATCAGTCAGCCATGTCACGTGCAGGTTGGCCTCCAGAGGATCCACATGTAGAGCATTATTCATCATAGGCCTTCAAGAGAAGCAGACTCCCTCGCTTCAGCATACAATCTAAATAATTCAAGCACAGAAATGGTGCCATTTAGGAGTGC of the Pseudoliparis swirei isolate HS2019 ecotype Mariana Trench chromosome 11, NWPU_hadal_v1, whole genome shotgun sequence genome contains:
- the akt1 gene encoding RAC-alpha serine/threonine-protein kinase isoform X2, with product MKTERPKPNTFIIRCLQWTTVIERTFHVETPEEREEWTKAIQTVAEGLQKQEEEMMDSSPDPMDMEVYLTKPRQKVTMHDFEYLKLLGKGTFGKVILVKEKATGRYYAMKILKKEVIIAKDEVAHTLTENRVLQNSKHPFLTGLKYSFQTHDRLCFVMEYANGGELFFHLSRDRVFSEERARFYGAEIVSALDYLHAERNVVYRDLKLENLMLDKDGHIKITDFGLCKEGITDGATMKTFCGTPEYLAPEVLEDNDYGRAVDWWGLGVVMYEMMCGRLPFYNQDHEKLFELILMEDIRFPRTLGPESRSLLSGLLKKEPMQRLGGGPDDAKEIMQHKFFGGIEWQDVYEKKLVPPFKPQVTSETDTRYFDEEFTAQIITITPPGQDDSMESFDSERRPHFPQFSYSASGTA
- the akt1 gene encoding RAC-alpha serine/threonine-protein kinase isoform X1, with the protein product MTNVVIVKEGWLHKRGEYIKTWRPRYFLLKSDGTFIGYKERPQDVDQLETPLNNFSVAQCQLMKTERPKPNTFIIRCLQWTTVIERTFHVETPEEREEWTKAIQTVAEGLQKQEEEMMDSSPDPMDMEVYLTKPRQKVTMHDFEYLKLLGKGTFGKVILVKEKATGRYYAMKILKKEVIIAKDEVAHTLTENRVLQNSKHPFLTGLKYSFQTHDRLCFVMEYANGGELFFHLSRDRVFSEERARFYGAEIVSALDYLHAERNVVYRDLKLENLMLDKDGHIKITDFGLCKEGITDGATMKTFCGTPEYLAPEVLEDNDYGRAVDWWGLGVVMYEMMCGRLPFYNQDHEKLFELILMEDIRFPRTLGPESRSLLSGLLKKEPMQRLGGGPDDAKEIMQHKFFGGIEWQDVYEKKLVPPFKPQVTSETDTRYFDEEFTAQIITITPPGQDDSMESFDSERRPHFPQFSYSASGTA